A single window of Oncorhynchus keta strain PuntledgeMale-10-30-2019 chromosome 34, Oket_V2, whole genome shotgun sequence DNA harbors:
- the LOC118366542 gene encoding uncharacterized protein LOC118366542: MRGNGMDLLWRILAALSFDCFKDSASSQRSPGKLSSSQAGSLESSSLTGSLSLGPDLPHCQCCISYEARLKRLSCGHLYCDPCTDQIVNLAFEDIEGLSDYPCPMCKSLRQLGDLGPPSYGYLGTPSFGPCGTLQQQVAKEHGSSWG; the protein is encoded by the exons ATGAGAGGAAATGGTATGGACCTTTTATGGAGAATCTTAGCGGCTCTGAGCTTCGATTGTTTTAAGGATTCGGCGTCTTCACAGAG GTCTCCAGGCAAGCTGAGCTCTAGCCAGGCAGGTAGTCTGGAAAGCAGCTCCCTGACTGGATCTCTCTCCTTGGGGCCAGACCTGCCTCACTGCCAGTGCTGCATCTCCTACGAAGCCCGTCTGAAACGCCTGTCCTGTGGCCACCTCTACTGTGACCCCTGCACAGACCAGATCGTCAACCTGGCCTTCGAGGACATAGAGGGCCTCTCTGATTACCCCTGCCCCATGTGCAAGTCCCTCCGCCAGCTAGGGGACCTGGGCCCCCCCTCTTATGGGTACCTGGGTACCCCCTCCTTTGGGCCATGTGGGACCCTGCAGCAGCAGGTGGCTAAAGAGCATGGGAGCAGCTGGGGGTAA